CCACCGGCCGCCCGGTCGACCCCTTGGCCGCCCCGCTCTTCCAGGCCGTTCCCGCGATGTCCAGGTGCGCCCAGGCGAAATCGCCGGCGAAGCGCTGCAGGAACTTGGCCGCGGTAATGGCGCCGCCGGCGCGGCCCGCCACGTTGGCGACGTCGGCAAAGTTGCTCTTGAGGCCGTCGGCATATTCGTCGTCGAGCGGCAGGCGCCAGCAACGGTCTTGCGATGCTTCTCCGGCCGCCTGCAGCGCGGAGGCCAGCGCTTCGTCGGCCGTGAAAAGGCCGCTGCGCACGCCGCCCAGCGCCACCACGCAGGCCCCGGTGAGCGTGGCGATGTCGATCACGGCGGCCGGATCGAAGCGCTTCGCGTACGTCAGCGCGTCGCAAAGGATGAGGCGCCCTTCCGCGTCGGTGTTCAGCACCTCGATGGTCTGCCCGCTCATGCTGGTGACCACGTCCCCGGGCTTGATCGCGCGGCCGTCGTTCATGTTCTCGCACGAGGGCACCAGGCCGACCACGTTGATCGCCGGCTGGATTTCGCCCAACGCACGGAAGGTACCGAGCACGCTGGCTGCGCCGCACATGTCGAACTTCATCTCGTCCATTTCGGCGGCCGGCTTGAGCGAGACGCCACCGGTGTCGAAGGTAATGCCCTTGCCGACCAGCACCACGGGCGCCTCGTCCTTGGGGCCGCCCTGGTAGCGCAGCACGATGAAGCGCAGCGGCTCGGCCGAGCCTTGCGCCACGGCGGCGAACGAGCCCATGCCGAGTTTCTGCACTTCCTTCGGGCCCAGGACCTCGCACTTGATGCGGGGCAGCTTGGCCAGGTCCTTGGCGGCATCGGCCAGCAAGGTGGGCGTGCAATAGTTACCGGGCCGGTTGCCCCATTCCTTGGCAAGCTCGATGCCGGACACCGTGGCGCGGGCTTCGTCGAAGGCCTTGCTCACCGCGGCGGCATCGGCCACGCCGAGCGTGAGGTTGCGAATGGTGCGCCCGCCCTCGCCGTTCGAGGCCTTCGACTTGGTCGTGGTGTAGACGTAGCTGGCGTCGGCCGCCGCGGAAACGGCGCACCCCACCGCCGCGCTGTCGGCTTCGTGCGCGAACACGACCACCACCCGCTTCGGTCCATGGGCCTTGGCCGCATTGACCGCCGCAATGACGCCGCTGCGCACCGACGCGGGCTTGCCGTCGCCGATGGCCGCGAGCACGACGCGCGACGCCACCACTTCGTTCGGCTGGTAGAGCGTGAGCAGCTTGCCGGCCTTGTCGGGCAGGTCGCCGGCCTTGCGCGCGCTGGCAATCAGTGCGGAAAGCGGGTCCTTGGCGGTGATGGGGACGCTGCCGACGAGCACGATGAGTACGTCGGATTTTTCGGCCGCGGCGCGGGCGACGGTGAGGGTCTTGAGCTGAAAGTCCATAATCCTTTTTTTCCTCGAACGATGTTATTCCATTCTTCCCTACGCAAGGAGCTGTCGCGCAGCTTCGGAGCGACCCTCGTCGTCCTGGTCACCATCGTGATGACCATGATGCTCATCCGCACGCTCGGACTCGCCTCCAAGGGCAGCGTGAACCCGTCCGAAGTGTTCCTGGTGATGGCGTACACGGTGCTCGGCTACATGCCGACCATCCTGAGCCTGAGCCTGTTCATCGCCATTGTCGGCACCTTGTCGCGCATGTACCGCGACAGCGAAATGGTGATCTGGTTTTCCAGCGGGCGCGGCCTCGCCGATTTCGTCCAGCCACTGTTCCGCTTTGCCTGGCCGGTGCTCGCGCTGATTGCGGTGATGGCGCTGCTGGGCTGGCCCTGGGCCAACTCGCAGACCATCGGCATGCGCGCGCAATACGAACAGCGCAGCGACATCGAGCGCGTCACGCCCGGCGAATTCCGCGAATCGGCCGGTCGCATCCGTGTCTTTTTCATCGACAAGGACACGCCGGACGGCGCCACGGCGACCAACGTGTTCATCTGGGCC
The Variovorax paradoxus genome window above contains:
- a CDS encoding leucyl aminopeptidase → MDFQLKTLTVARAAAEKSDVLIVLVGSVPITAKDPLSALIASARKAGDLPDKAGKLLTLYQPNEVVASRVVLAAIGDGKPASVRSGVIAAVNAAKAHGPKRVVVVFAHEADSAAVGCAVSAAADASYVYTTTKSKASNGEGGRTIRNLTLGVADAAAVSKAFDEARATVSGIELAKEWGNRPGNYCTPTLLADAAKDLAKLPRIKCEVLGPKEVQKLGMGSFAAVAQGSAEPLRFIVLRYQGGPKDEAPVVLVGKGITFDTGGVSLKPAAEMDEMKFDMCGAASVLGTFRALGEIQPAINVVGLVPSCENMNDGRAIKPGDVVTSMSGQTIEVLNTDAEGRLILCDALTYAKRFDPAAVIDIATLTGACVVALGGVRSGLFTADEALASALQAAGEASQDRCWRLPLDDEYADGLKSNFADVANVAGRAGGAITAAKFLQRFAGDFAWAHLDIAGTAWKSGAAKGSTGRPVGLLVSYLMERARSGAAKAAPPKAARKNAGPVSRKARSAQ